Proteins from a genomic interval of Rattus norvegicus strain BN/NHsdMcwi chromosome 2, GRCr8, whole genome shotgun sequence:
- the Trmt13 gene encoding tRNA:m(4)X modification enzyme TRM13 homolog isoform X2, with translation MEENARKRILCPLDPKHTVYEDQLAKHLKKCNSREKPKPDFFIQDINAGLKDETEILEQLVPLSSLSEEQLETLIKKLRKASEGLNSTHEDHIMSHPALHDALNDPRNGDCAVKHLKQQASILGNIEKLKLLGPRRCFVEFGAGKGKLSHWVDIALKDAENVHFILVEKVTTRFKVDGKHRKKNSVFERLQIDIQHLCLNRLPVLREGRLPVVGIGKHLCGVATDLALRCLVETYAASFKEKDEEPLAKRVKNDKTEKESNTLAKEGSEKDVPETRTPVAGIVIALCCHHRCDWRHYVGKEYFKALGLGAVEFYYFQRMSSWATCGMRTSLEASDVTAERKDAQKDEEEEHDDVGDRLTDGSTDSLPGTLTVEEKKKIGHLCKLLIDQGRLQYLQQKGFSPALQYYTDPLVSLENVLLTAVPAHLSSQEKNQSVKGNMNMMSSTSKK, from the exons ATGG AAGAAAATGCTCGGAAAAGAATCTTATGTCCTTTAGATCCAAAACA CACAGTATATGAAGACCAACTagcaaaacatttgaaaaaatgtaATTCAAGAGAGAAGCCTAAGCCT GATTTCTTTATTCAAGATATAAATGCAGGATTAAAGGATGAAACAGAAATTCTTGAACAATTA GTTCCACTTTCTTCTCTATCTGAGGAGCAGTTGGAAACCTTAATTAAGAAATTGAGAAAAGCAAGTGAAG GCTTGAACTCTACACATGAAGATCACATTATGTCCCATCCAGCATTACACGACGCCCTTAATGACCCGAGAAATGGTGATTGTGCAGTCAAGCACCTGAAACAGCAG GCTTCTATTTTAGGTAacattgaaaaattaaagttacttGGTCCAAGAAGATGCTTTGTTGAGTTTGGAGCAGGAAAGGGGAAATTATCTCACTGGGTTGATATTGCCTTAAAAGATGCTGAAAACGTTCACTTCATCCTGGTAGAAAAAGTGACCACAAGATTCAAG GTAGATGGTAAACACAGAAAAAAGAACTCAGTGTTTGAAAGACTTCAAATTGATATCCAACACTTGTGCTTGA ACAGGCTTCCTGTGCTAAGAGAAGGAAGACTGCCTGTAGTAGGAATTGGGAAGCACCTGTGTGGGGTGGCAACAG ATCTTGCATTACGATGTTTGGTTGAAACCTATGCTGCCAGTTTTAAGGAAAAGGATGAAGAACCTTTAGCCAAACGCGTAAAGAatgataaaacagaaaaagaaagtaacaCTTTGGCCAAGGAAGGAAGTGAAAAAGATGTCCCAGAGACACGGACCCCTGTGGCTGGCATTGTCATTGCGCTCTGTTGTCACCACAGGTGTGACTGGAGACATTATGTGGGCAAAGAGTATTTCAAGGCTCTTGGGCTTGGCGCAGTGGAGTTCTACTATTTCCAGAGAATGAGTAGTTGGGCAACGTGTGGGATGAGGACGTCTTTGGAAGCCTCAGATGTTACTGCAGAGAGAAAAGATGCtcagaaggatgaggaggaagagcacGATGATGTAGGAGACAGACTCACGGATGGCAGCACTGACAGTTTGCCTGG GACTCTTACTgttgaagaaaagaagaaaataggacATCTTTGCAAATTGCTGATTGACCAAGGCCGACTCCAGTATTTACAGCAGAAAGGCTTCAGTCCTGCCTTACAGTACTATACGGACCCATTGGTGTCTCTGGAAAATGTATTATTAACTGCTGTACCGGCTCATCTGTCAtcgcaggaaaaaaatcaatcagtGAAAGGAAACATGAACATGATGTCTTCcacaagcaaaaaataa
- the Trmt13 gene encoding tRNA:m(4)X modification enzyme TRM13 homolog isoform X5 translates to MEAPAPTTPAIGFPTDGRCNYFVEKKKRFCRMVVAAGKRFCGEHAGSAEEENARKRILCPLDPKHTVYEDQLAKHLKKCNSREKPKPDFFIQDINAGLKDETEILEQLVPLSSLSEEQLETLIKKLRKASEGLNSTHEDHIMSHPALHDALNDPRNGDCAVKHLKQQASILGNIEKLKLLGPRRCFVEFGAGKGKLSHWVDIALKDAENVHFILVEKVTTRFKVDGKHRKKNSVFERLQIDIQHLCLSVTGDIMWAKSISRLLGLAQWSSTISRE, encoded by the exons ATGGAGGCTCCTGCTCCGACAACGCCCGCGATCGGTTTTCCAACTGACGGTAGATGCAACTACTTTGTGGAAAAGAAGAAGCGCTTCTGCAGGATGGTGGTGGCCGCGGGGAAAAGGTTCTGTGGTGAACACGCTGGATCGGCGGAG gAAGAAAATGCTCGGAAAAGAATCTTATGTCCTTTAGATCCAAAACA CACAGTATATGAAGACCAACTagcaaaacatttgaaaaaatgtaATTCAAGAGAGAAGCCTAAGCCT GATTTCTTTATTCAAGATATAAATGCAGGATTAAAGGATGAAACAGAAATTCTTGAACAATTA GTTCCACTTTCTTCTCTATCTGAGGAGCAGTTGGAAACCTTAATTAAGAAATTGAGAAAAGCAAGTGAAG GCTTGAACTCTACACATGAAGATCACATTATGTCCCATCCAGCATTACACGACGCCCTTAATGACCCGAGAAATGGTGATTGTGCAGTCAAGCACCTGAAACAGCAG GCTTCTATTTTAGGTAacattgaaaaattaaagttacttGGTCCAAGAAGATGCTTTGTTGAGTTTGGAGCAGGAAAGGGGAAATTATCTCACTGGGTTGATATTGCCTTAAAAGATGCTGAAAACGTTCACTTCATCCTGGTAGAAAAAGTGACCACAAGATTCAAG GTAGATGGTAAACACAGAAAAAAGAACTCAGTGTTTGAAAGACTTCAAATTGATATCCAACACTTGTGCTTGA GTGTGACTGGAGACATTATGTGGGCAAAGAGTATTTCAAGGCTCTTGGGCTTGGCGCAGTGGAGTTCTACTATTTCCAGAGAATGA
- the Trmt13 gene encoding tRNA:m(4)X modification enzyme TRM13 homolog isoform X4, giving the protein MEAPAPTTPAIGFPTDGRCNYFVEKKKRFCRMVVAAGKRFCGEHAGSAEEENARKRILCPLDPKHTVYEDQLAKHLKKCNSREKPKPDFFIQDINAGLKDETEILEQLVPLSSLSEEQLETLIKKLRKASEGLNSTHEDHIMSHPALHDALNDPRNGDCAVKHLKQQASILGNIEKLKLLGPRRCFVEFGAGKGKLSHWVDIALKDAENVHFILVEKVTTRFKVDGKHRKKNSVFERLQIDIQHLCLNRLPVLREGRLPVVGIGKHLCGVATGVTGDIMWAKSISRLLGLAQWSSTISRE; this is encoded by the exons ATGGAGGCTCCTGCTCCGACAACGCCCGCGATCGGTTTTCCAACTGACGGTAGATGCAACTACTTTGTGGAAAAGAAGAAGCGCTTCTGCAGGATGGTGGTGGCCGCGGGGAAAAGGTTCTGTGGTGAACACGCTGGATCGGCGGAG gAAGAAAATGCTCGGAAAAGAATCTTATGTCCTTTAGATCCAAAACA CACAGTATATGAAGACCAACTagcaaaacatttgaaaaaatgtaATTCAAGAGAGAAGCCTAAGCCT GATTTCTTTATTCAAGATATAAATGCAGGATTAAAGGATGAAACAGAAATTCTTGAACAATTA GTTCCACTTTCTTCTCTATCTGAGGAGCAGTTGGAAACCTTAATTAAGAAATTGAGAAAAGCAAGTGAAG GCTTGAACTCTACACATGAAGATCACATTATGTCCCATCCAGCATTACACGACGCCCTTAATGACCCGAGAAATGGTGATTGTGCAGTCAAGCACCTGAAACAGCAG GCTTCTATTTTAGGTAacattgaaaaattaaagttacttGGTCCAAGAAGATGCTTTGTTGAGTTTGGAGCAGGAAAGGGGAAATTATCTCACTGGGTTGATATTGCCTTAAAAGATGCTGAAAACGTTCACTTCATCCTGGTAGAAAAAGTGACCACAAGATTCAAG GTAGATGGTAAACACAGAAAAAAGAACTCAGTGTTTGAAAGACTTCAAATTGATATCCAACACTTGTGCTTGA ACAGGCTTCCTGTGCTAAGAGAAGGAAGACTGCCTGTAGTAGGAATTGGGAAGCACCTGTGTGGGGTGGCAACAG GTGTGACTGGAGACATTATGTGGGCAAAGAGTATTTCAAGGCTCTTGGGCTTGGCGCAGTGGAGTTCTACTATTTCCAGAGAATGA
- the Trmt13 gene encoding tRNA:m(4)X modification enzyme TRM13 homolog, which translates to MEAPAPTTPAIGFPTDGRCNYFVEKKKRFCRMVVAAGKRFCGEHAGSAEEENARKRILCPLDPKHTVYEDQLAKHLKKCNSREKPKPDFFIQDINAGLKDETEILEQLVPLSSLSEEQLETLIKKLRKASEGLNSTHEDHIMSHPALHDALNDPRNGDCAVKHLKQQASILGNIEKLKLLGPRRCFVEFGAGKGKLSHWVDIALKDAENVHFILVEKVTTRFKVDGKHRKKNSVFERLQIDIQHLCLNRLPVLREGRLPVVGIGKHLCGVATDLALRCLVETYAASFKEKDEEPLAKRVKNDKTEKESNTLAKEGSEKDVPETRTPVAGIVIALCCHHRCDWRHYVGKEYFKALGLGAVEFYYFQRMSSWATCGMRTSLEASDVTAERKDAQKDEEEEHDDVGDRLTDGSTDSLPGTLTVEEKKKIGHLCKLLIDQGRLQYLQQKGFSPALQYYTDPLVSLENVLLTAVPAHLSSQEKNQSVKGNMNMMSSTSKK; encoded by the exons ATGGAGGCTCCTGCTCCGACAACGCCCGCGATCGGTTTTCCAACTGACGGTAGATGCAACTACTTTGTGGAAAAGAAGAAGCGCTTCTGCAGGATGGTGGTGGCCGCGGGGAAAAGGTTCTGTGGTGAACACGCTGGATCGGCGGAG gAAGAAAATGCTCGGAAAAGAATCTTATGTCCTTTAGATCCAAAACA CACAGTATATGAAGACCAACTagcaaaacatttgaaaaaatgtaATTCAAGAGAGAAGCCTAAGCCT GATTTCTTTATTCAAGATATAAATGCAGGATTAAAGGATGAAACAGAAATTCTTGAACAATTA GTTCCACTTTCTTCTCTATCTGAGGAGCAGTTGGAAACCTTAATTAAGAAATTGAGAAAAGCAAGTGAAG GCTTGAACTCTACACATGAAGATCACATTATGTCCCATCCAGCATTACACGACGCCCTTAATGACCCGAGAAATGGTGATTGTGCAGTCAAGCACCTGAAACAGCAG GCTTCTATTTTAGGTAacattgaaaaattaaagttacttGGTCCAAGAAGATGCTTTGTTGAGTTTGGAGCAGGAAAGGGGAAATTATCTCACTGGGTTGATATTGCCTTAAAAGATGCTGAAAACGTTCACTTCATCCTGGTAGAAAAAGTGACCACAAGATTCAAG GTAGATGGTAAACACAGAAAAAAGAACTCAGTGTTTGAAAGACTTCAAATTGATATCCAACACTTGTGCTTGA ACAGGCTTCCTGTGCTAAGAGAAGGAAGACTGCCTGTAGTAGGAATTGGGAAGCACCTGTGTGGGGTGGCAACAG ATCTTGCATTACGATGTTTGGTTGAAACCTATGCTGCCAGTTTTAAGGAAAAGGATGAAGAACCTTTAGCCAAACGCGTAAAGAatgataaaacagaaaaagaaagtaacaCTTTGGCCAAGGAAGGAAGTGAAAAAGATGTCCCAGAGACACGGACCCCTGTGGCTGGCATTGTCATTGCGCTCTGTTGTCACCACAGGTGTGACTGGAGACATTATGTGGGCAAAGAGTATTTCAAGGCTCTTGGGCTTGGCGCAGTGGAGTTCTACTATTTCCAGAGAATGAGTAGTTGGGCAACGTGTGGGATGAGGACGTCTTTGGAAGCCTCAGATGTTACTGCAGAGAGAAAAGATGCtcagaaggatgaggaggaagagcacGATGATGTAGGAGACAGACTCACGGATGGCAGCACTGACAGTTTGCCTGG GACTCTTACTgttgaagaaaagaagaaaataggacATCTTTGCAAATTGCTGATTGACCAAGGCCGACTCCAGTATTTACAGCAGAAAGGCTTCAGTCCTGCCTTACAGTACTATACGGACCCATTGGTGTCTCTGGAAAATGTATTATTAACTGCTGTACCGGCTCATCTGTCAtcgcaggaaaaaaatcaatcagtGAAAGGAAACATGAACATGATGTCTTCcacaagcaaaaaataa
- the Trmt13 gene encoding tRNA:m(4)X modification enzyme TRM13 homolog isoform X1, with translation MEAPAPTTPAIGFPTDGRCNYFVEKKKRFCRMVVAAGKRFCGEHAGSAEEENARKRILCPLDPKHTVYEDQLAKHLKKCNSREKPKPDFFIQDINAGLKDETEILEQLVPLSSLSEEQLETLIKKLRKASEGLNSTHEDHIMSHPALHDALNDPRNGDCAVKHLKQQASILGNIEKLKLLGPRRCFVEFGAGKGKLSHWVDIALKDAENVHFILVEKVTTRFKVDGKHRKKNSVFERLQIDIQHLCLNLALRCLVETYAASFKEKDEEPLAKRVKNDKTEKESNTLAKEGSEKDVPETRTPVAGIVIALCCHHRCDWRHYVGKEYFKALGLGAVEFYYFQRMSSWATCGMRTSLEASDVTAERKDAQKDEEEEHDDVGDRLTDGSTDSLPGTLTVEEKKKIGHLCKLLIDQGRLQYLQQKGFSPALQYYTDPLVSLENVLLTAVPAHLSSQEKNQSVKGNMNMMSSTSKK, from the exons ATGGAGGCTCCTGCTCCGACAACGCCCGCGATCGGTTTTCCAACTGACGGTAGATGCAACTACTTTGTGGAAAAGAAGAAGCGCTTCTGCAGGATGGTGGTGGCCGCGGGGAAAAGGTTCTGTGGTGAACACGCTGGATCGGCGGAG gAAGAAAATGCTCGGAAAAGAATCTTATGTCCTTTAGATCCAAAACA CACAGTATATGAAGACCAACTagcaaaacatttgaaaaaatgtaATTCAAGAGAGAAGCCTAAGCCT GATTTCTTTATTCAAGATATAAATGCAGGATTAAAGGATGAAACAGAAATTCTTGAACAATTA GTTCCACTTTCTTCTCTATCTGAGGAGCAGTTGGAAACCTTAATTAAGAAATTGAGAAAAGCAAGTGAAG GCTTGAACTCTACACATGAAGATCACATTATGTCCCATCCAGCATTACACGACGCCCTTAATGACCCGAGAAATGGTGATTGTGCAGTCAAGCACCTGAAACAGCAG GCTTCTATTTTAGGTAacattgaaaaattaaagttacttGGTCCAAGAAGATGCTTTGTTGAGTTTGGAGCAGGAAAGGGGAAATTATCTCACTGGGTTGATATTGCCTTAAAAGATGCTGAAAACGTTCACTTCATCCTGGTAGAAAAAGTGACCACAAGATTCAAG GTAGATGGTAAACACAGAAAAAAGAACTCAGTGTTTGAAAGACTTCAAATTGATATCCAACACTTGTGCTTGA ATCTTGCATTACGATGTTTGGTTGAAACCTATGCTGCCAGTTTTAAGGAAAAGGATGAAGAACCTTTAGCCAAACGCGTAAAGAatgataaaacagaaaaagaaagtaacaCTTTGGCCAAGGAAGGAAGTGAAAAAGATGTCCCAGAGACACGGACCCCTGTGGCTGGCATTGTCATTGCGCTCTGTTGTCACCACAGGTGTGACTGGAGACATTATGTGGGCAAAGAGTATTTCAAGGCTCTTGGGCTTGGCGCAGTGGAGTTCTACTATTTCCAGAGAATGAGTAGTTGGGCAACGTGTGGGATGAGGACGTCTTTGGAAGCCTCAGATGTTACTGCAGAGAGAAAAGATGCtcagaaggatgaggaggaagagcacGATGATGTAGGAGACAGACTCACGGATGGCAGCACTGACAGTTTGCCTGG GACTCTTACTgttgaagaaaagaagaaaataggacATCTTTGCAAATTGCTGATTGACCAAGGCCGACTCCAGTATTTACAGCAGAAAGGCTTCAGTCCTGCCTTACAGTACTATACGGACCCATTGGTGTCTCTGGAAAATGTATTATTAACTGCTGTACCGGCTCATCTGTCAtcgcaggaaaaaaatcaatcagtGAAAGGAAACATGAACATGATGTCTTCcacaagcaaaaaataa
- the Trmt13 gene encoding tRNA:m(4)X modification enzyme TRM13 homolog isoform X3: protein MSHPALHDALNDPRNGDCAVKHLKQQASILGNIEKLKLLGPRRCFVEFGAGKGKLSHWVDIALKDAENVHFILVEKVTTRFKVDGKHRKKNSVFERLQIDIQHLCLNRLPVLREGRLPVVGIGKHLCGVATDLALRCLVETYAASFKEKDEEPLAKRVKNDKTEKESNTLAKEGSEKDVPETRTPVAGIVIALCCHHRCDWRHYVGKEYFKALGLGAVEFYYFQRMSSWATCGMRTSLEASDVTAERKDAQKDEEEEHDDVGDRLTDGSTDSLPGTLTVEEKKKIGHLCKLLIDQGRLQYLQQKGFSPALQYYTDPLVSLENVLLTAVPAHLSSQEKNQSVKGNMNMMSSTSKK from the exons ATGTCCCATCCAGCATTACACGACGCCCTTAATGACCCGAGAAATGGTGATTGTGCAGTCAAGCACCTGAAACAGCAG GCTTCTATTTTAGGTAacattgaaaaattaaagttacttGGTCCAAGAAGATGCTTTGTTGAGTTTGGAGCAGGAAAGGGGAAATTATCTCACTGGGTTGATATTGCCTTAAAAGATGCTGAAAACGTTCACTTCATCCTGGTAGAAAAAGTGACCACAAGATTCAAG GTAGATGGTAAACACAGAAAAAAGAACTCAGTGTTTGAAAGACTTCAAATTGATATCCAACACTTGTGCTTGA ACAGGCTTCCTGTGCTAAGAGAAGGAAGACTGCCTGTAGTAGGAATTGGGAAGCACCTGTGTGGGGTGGCAACAG ATCTTGCATTACGATGTTTGGTTGAAACCTATGCTGCCAGTTTTAAGGAAAAGGATGAAGAACCTTTAGCCAAACGCGTAAAGAatgataaaacagaaaaagaaagtaacaCTTTGGCCAAGGAAGGAAGTGAAAAAGATGTCCCAGAGACACGGACCCCTGTGGCTGGCATTGTCATTGCGCTCTGTTGTCACCACAGGTGTGACTGGAGACATTATGTGGGCAAAGAGTATTTCAAGGCTCTTGGGCTTGGCGCAGTGGAGTTCTACTATTTCCAGAGAATGAGTAGTTGGGCAACGTGTGGGATGAGGACGTCTTTGGAAGCCTCAGATGTTACTGCAGAGAGAAAAGATGCtcagaaggatgaggaggaagagcacGATGATGTAGGAGACAGACTCACGGATGGCAGCACTGACAGTTTGCCTGG GACTCTTACTgttgaagaaaagaagaaaataggacATCTTTGCAAATTGCTGATTGACCAAGGCCGACTCCAGTATTTACAGCAGAAAGGCTTCAGTCCTGCCTTACAGTACTATACGGACCCATTGGTGTCTCTGGAAAATGTATTATTAACTGCTGTACCGGCTCATCTGTCAtcgcaggaaaaaaatcaatcagtGAAAGGAAACATGAACATGATGTCTTCcacaagcaaaaaataa